The following proteins come from a genomic window of Streptomyces sp. GS7:
- a CDS encoding mannosyltransferase family protein, giving the protein MSAVPPGLRERIPTAPPPRVPPRPRPVRRRATGVALRVRRDLLGRSAPRLSQADREALWLYLLTRTSIWITAYCVRWLFPSDPGTRDPGPVLASFARWDWDHLRHIASEGYFPGQAGPWQADWDNREAFFPGFPLLLRAVHVAVPGWTTAGLLISLGAGAVAVVALARITRLHLPDAGAGRRAVLFFLVSPCAVFLAVGYTESLFLAFALPAWLAARRGGWPLATSLAALATAVRVSGLFLAAALAWEFFLSARGRRELRALPWLALPALPAFVYGWYLHARTGDWWAWKHAEERGWYRTFHTPWDAWGHTWHNAFDHVQTTGYAFMFRAELAAMVVGLLLVGLLVRQRRWPEALYVGLSLCALGTSYWYMSIPRATLLWWPLWIALAARSLRRPRFRAVYLCLVTPLTAVFAVTFLSGRWAG; this is encoded by the coding sequence GTGTCCGCTGTGCCGCCCGGTCTGCGGGAGCGCATACCCACCGCCCCACCGCCCCGGGTGCCACCGCGGCCGCGTCCCGTGCGCCGGCGCGCGACCGGGGTGGCGCTGCGGGTACGCCGGGATCTCCTGGGGCGGTCGGCCCCGCGCCTGAGCCAGGCCGACCGGGAGGCGCTGTGGCTGTACCTGCTGACCCGAACGAGTATCTGGATCACGGCGTACTGCGTCCGCTGGCTGTTCCCGTCGGACCCGGGCACCCGCGACCCGGGCCCGGTGCTGGCCTCCTTCGCACGCTGGGACTGGGACCACCTCCGCCACATCGCGAGCGAGGGCTACTTCCCCGGGCAGGCAGGTCCGTGGCAGGCGGACTGGGACAACCGGGAGGCGTTCTTCCCCGGCTTTCCACTGCTGCTGCGCGCGGTCCATGTCGCCGTACCGGGCTGGACGACAGCAGGGCTGCTGATCTCCCTGGGTGCCGGAGCGGTCGCCGTGGTGGCCCTGGCCCGTATCACCCGGCTTCATCTGCCGGATGCGGGGGCGGGCCGGCGGGCCGTGCTGTTCTTCCTGGTGTCCCCGTGCGCGGTCTTCCTGGCCGTCGGCTATACGGAGTCCCTGTTCCTCGCCTTCGCGCTGCCTGCCTGGCTCGCGGCCCGGCGCGGCGGTTGGCCCCTGGCGACCTCACTGGCCGCGCTGGCGACGGCGGTGCGGGTCAGCGGTCTGTTCCTCGCCGCCGCGCTCGCGTGGGAGTTCTTCCTTTCCGCCCGTGGCCGGCGGGAGTTGCGGGCCCTGCCGTGGCTCGCCCTGCCCGCGCTGCCGGCCTTCGTCTACGGCTGGTACCTGCACGCCCGCACCGGTGACTGGTGGGCGTGGAAGCACGCCGAGGAGAGGGGCTGGTACCGGACCTTCCACACTCCGTGGGATGCCTGGGGCCACACCTGGCACAACGCGTTCGACCATGTCCAGACGACCGGGTACGCGTTCATGTTCCGGGCCGAACTCGCCGCGATGGTCGTCGGCTTGCTGCTGGTCGGTCTGCTGGTCCGGCAACGCCGTTGGCCCGAAGCCCTGTACGTCGGCCTCAGCCTCTGCGCGCTGGGAACCTCGTACTGGTACATGTCCATCCCGCGCGCCACCCTGCTGTGGTGGCCGCTGTGGATCGCGCTGGCGGCCCGGAGCCTGCGCAGGCCGCGGTTCCGCGCCGTCTACCTCTGCCTGGTCACGCCGCTGACCGCGGTCTTCGCAGTGACGTTCCTGTCGGGACGCTGGGCCGGGTGA
- a CDS encoding SigE family RNA polymerase sigma factor: MTVEEFEEFYAQTVARLTGQLYVMLGDLHEAQDVVQEAFVRGWSRRRQLDRDGRPEAWIRTVAWRLAVSRWRFRRRSADAWKRSGAPPHVEGPGPEQVALVESLRELPAQQRRILTLHYLCDLTVDQVAGETGLSASTVKTHLSRGRSALAHRLQDPRIEEATGD, from the coding sequence TTGACCGTCGAGGAGTTCGAAGAGTTCTACGCCCAGACGGTCGCGCGGCTCACGGGGCAGTTGTACGTGATGCTCGGCGACCTCCACGAGGCGCAGGACGTGGTGCAGGAGGCGTTCGTCAGGGGGTGGAGCCGGCGTCGGCAGCTCGACCGGGACGGCCGGCCCGAGGCGTGGATCCGCACCGTTGCCTGGCGGCTGGCGGTCAGCCGGTGGCGGTTCCGGCGCCGGTCGGCCGATGCCTGGAAGCGCAGTGGTGCCCCGCCGCATGTCGAGGGGCCGGGACCGGAGCAGGTGGCGCTCGTGGAGTCGTTGCGGGAGCTGCCGGCGCAGCAGCGGCGGATCCTGACCCTGCACTACCTGTGCGATCTGACGGTTGATCAGGTCGCTGGTGAGACGGGGCTTTCGGCGAGCACCGTCAAGACGCATCTGAGTCGCGGGCGGTCGGCACTCGCCCACCGCCTGCAGGACCCGCGTATCGAGGAGGCCACCGGTGACTGA
- a CDS encoding PIG-L deacetylase family protein, translating into MTADDATSAGDTPSLLAVFAHPDDESLAAGGVLARHAASGARTAVVTATWAADTPRAAELAEALRILGAGTPRMLGYADARAPQSAPGRTRLCEAPLDEAVRRLVAHLREFRPEIVVTHDAYGGLTGHLDHVHTHRVTLLAVQASGLERLYPDTGAPWQPSAVYLATHPHSAVPALSDLARTGKPMYTVPDELVTATVDVGPWLERKLAAILAHRTEVTRGALPGLIAALPAKARQRLLSTEWYIRHEPVTTAAAQTKLTA; encoded by the coding sequence GTGACAGCGGACGACGCCACATCCGCCGGAGATACACCGAGCCTGCTCGCGGTGTTCGCCCACCCGGACGACGAGTCCCTGGCGGCGGGCGGCGTGCTCGCCCGGCACGCCGCCTCGGGCGCCCGCACCGCAGTGGTCACGGCAACCTGGGCCGCGGACACGCCCCGAGCCGCCGAACTGGCCGAGGCGCTGCGCATCCTCGGTGCCGGCACCCCACGCATGCTGGGCTACGCCGACGCCCGCGCACCACAGTCCGCCCCCGGCCGCACCCGGCTCTGTGAAGCGCCGCTCGACGAGGCGGTCCGACGGCTGGTGGCGCATCTCCGGGAATTCCGCCCGGAGATCGTCGTCACCCATGACGCCTACGGTGGACTGACCGGCCACCTCGACCATGTGCACACCCACCGGGTCACCCTGCTCGCGGTCCAGGCGTCCGGGCTGGAGCGCCTCTACCCCGATACCGGCGCCCCCTGGCAGCCGAGCGCCGTCTATCTGGCCACGCACCCGCACTCGGCCGTACCGGCGTTGAGCGACCTGGCCCGCACCGGCAAGCCGATGTACACCGTCCCGGACGAGCTGGTCACCGCCACCGTGGACGTCGGCCCCTGGCTGGAACGCAAGCTCGCCGCCATCTTGGCCCACCGCACCGAGGTGACGCGCGGAGCCCTCCCCGGCCTGATCGCCGCTCTTCCCGCCAAGGCCCGGCAGCGACTCCTTTCCACCGAGTGGTACATCCGACACGAACCCGTCACCACGGCCGCAGCCCAAACGAAACTGACTGCCTGA
- a CDS encoding nucleotidyltransferase domain-containing protein: protein MNDHANPATQALRLVSTRFPHALGAVLGGSAAEGRATEASDLDVAILLPDSDTSRREVIRHEGRLAELFLNTLADVPEFFAWDRARRRGTVLFIYGQGLPLTDPHGHVSRTCERARAVLASGPPPLTPAERERSRYVLTCYIDDLADTPAARRYEQLSLADFTLREAAHLLTAHHNSWTGIGKWLPRRLLHADPALGKALLDGHQAVAERADAAPLSAAAEHVLDLVGGPLRDGYAYRWRP, encoded by the coding sequence ATGAATGATCACGCCAATCCCGCTACTCAAGCTCTGCGCCTGGTCTCCACGCGCTTCCCGCACGCTCTCGGCGCCGTGCTCGGCGGCTCGGCCGCCGAAGGGCGTGCCACCGAGGCAAGCGATCTGGACGTGGCCATCCTCTTGCCGGACTCGGACACCAGTCGTCGCGAGGTGATACGCCACGAGGGCCGCCTGGCCGAGCTGTTCCTCAACACCCTTGCGGACGTGCCGGAATTCTTCGCCTGGGACAGAGCCCGCCGCCGGGGAACGGTCCTGTTCATCTACGGCCAGGGGCTGCCTTTGACGGACCCCCACGGCCACGTGTCCCGTACGTGCGAAAGAGCCCGAGCCGTGCTCGCGTCCGGCCCGCCTCCCCTCACCCCGGCGGAACGGGAGCGATCGCGCTACGTACTCACCTGCTACATCGACGACTTGGCGGATACCCCCGCGGCCCGTCGGTACGAACAGCTCTCACTCGCCGATTTCACCTTGCGTGAGGCGGCGCACCTGCTCACGGCCCACCACAATTCCTGGACAGGCATCGGCAAATGGCTGCCCCGCCGCCTCCTGCACGCGGACCCGGCGTTGGGGAAAGCCCTTCTGGACGGCCATCAGGCCGTGGCCGAACGCGCCGACGCCGCCCCGCTTTCGGCAGCCGCCGAGCACGTTCTGGACCTGGTCGGCGGACCGCTGCGGGACGGTTACGCCTATCGCTGGCGCCCCTGA
- a CDS encoding SpoIIE family protein phosphatase: MRPELDYRAVFAATPSPYLVMGTDLVVVDVNDAYCRATGRSREELVGLHLFTAFPDNPADPMADGVRNLGASLERVLATGEPDTMAMQRYDIPVPDRPGVFEERWWSPVNTPVRGSDGRVAYIIHRVEDVTAFVHARRFHPGDHLAERAQSMEAELYLRARELQRLNDELRSAHARERQVAVTLQEAMLHSPDLARHQDVAVRYLPAVGSLNVCGDWYDTVDLVDGRFTVAVGDVVGHGLEAATVMGMLRSALSAASRAVTGPAQALEVLGLYARSVDGALAATAVTALIDTRLKLIVYSSAGHPPPVLLRARGGCRLLDQATDPPLGARPEHVPRPQAGTAYHAGDTLVLYTDGLIERREEDIDTGLVRLTEALAPMSRLSPQRLADALLARLGVAGGARDDIALVVVRL, encoded by the coding sequence GTGAGGCCGGAGCTCGACTACAGAGCGGTGTTCGCCGCGACGCCGAGTCCGTACCTGGTGATGGGTACGGATCTGGTGGTCGTGGACGTGAACGACGCGTACTGCCGGGCCACCGGCCGCTCTCGTGAGGAACTGGTCGGGCTGCACCTGTTCACCGCGTTCCCGGACAACCCGGCGGACCCCATGGCGGACGGGGTGCGCAACCTCGGCGCCTCCCTGGAACGGGTGCTGGCTACCGGGGAGCCGGACACCATGGCGATGCAGCGCTACGACATCCCGGTGCCCGACCGGCCCGGGGTGTTCGAGGAACGCTGGTGGTCCCCGGTCAACACACCCGTCCGCGGATCGGACGGGCGGGTGGCGTACATCATCCACCGGGTCGAGGACGTCACCGCGTTCGTCCACGCGCGGCGGTTTCACCCGGGTGACCACTTGGCCGAGCGCGCGCAGAGCATGGAGGCCGAGCTGTATCTGCGGGCCCGCGAGCTGCAGCGTCTCAACGACGAGCTGCGGTCCGCGCATGCCAGGGAGCGGCAGGTCGCCGTCACCTTGCAGGAGGCGATGCTGCACTCCCCGGATCTCGCCCGGCACCAGGATGTCGCGGTGCGCTATCTGCCGGCGGTCGGCTCACTGAACGTGTGCGGTGACTGGTACGACACCGTCGACCTGGTTGACGGGCGGTTCACGGTCGCCGTCGGCGATGTGGTCGGCCATGGTCTGGAGGCCGCCACCGTCATGGGCATGCTGCGCAGCGCGCTGTCGGCAGCCAGCCGGGCGGTGACCGGGCCCGCGCAGGCGCTGGAGGTGCTGGGCCTGTACGCCCGCTCGGTGGACGGGGCCCTGGCGGCCACCGCGGTCACCGCTTTGATCGACACCCGCTTGAAGCTGATCGTCTATTCCAGCGCCGGCCACCCGCCTCCCGTCCTGCTGCGCGCGCGGGGAGGCTGCCGGCTGCTGGACCAGGCCACCGACCCGCCTCTGGGTGCGCGGCCGGAGCATGTGCCCCGCCCGCAGGCGGGCACCGCCTACCACGCCGGCGACACCCTCGTCCTGTATACCGACGGCCTGATCGAGCGCCGAGAAGAGGACATCGACACCGGGCTGGTCCGGCTCACCGAGGCGCTGGCTCCCATGAGCCGGCTCAGCCCCCAGCGTCTGGCAGACGCTCTGCTCGCGAGGCTCGGAGTGGCCGGGGGAGCCCGCGACGACATCGCCCTCGTCGTCGTGCGCCTTTGA
- a CDS encoding MarR family winged helix-turn-helix transcriptional regulator, translating to MTSRQPSGSTPADRAADRLPQADDPQFQAFTRAVHDLLGAVRRTRGRLAGQGRPALSLSQIQLLEALADHGGLGVGELAERAGVTAPTATRMLKQLERDGIVTRTRAAGDERRVQVALTDTGAALLSEHRTRLRERQLRAFRELSPDQRAAITELTHRLTQLVDDL from the coding sequence ATGACCTCACGACAGCCAAGCGGTTCCACCCCGGCAGATCGGGCCGCCGACCGGCTGCCGCAGGCGGATGACCCGCAGTTCCAGGCGTTCACCCGGGCCGTACACGACCTGCTCGGTGCGGTACGACGCACCCGCGGCCGACTGGCCGGTCAGGGGCGGCCCGCCCTGTCGCTCTCCCAGATCCAGCTGCTGGAGGCGCTCGCCGACCACGGTGGCCTCGGCGTCGGCGAACTGGCCGAGCGCGCGGGCGTCACCGCGCCCACCGCGACCCGCATGCTCAAACAGCTCGAACGCGACGGCATCGTCACCCGCACCCGCGCCGCCGGCGACGAACGCCGCGTCCAGGTCGCGCTCACCGACACCGGCGCCGCCCTTCTCTCCGAACACCGCACCCGCCTGCGCGAACGCCAGCTCCGCGCCTTCCGCGAACTCAGCCCGGACCAGCGCGCAGCGATCACGGAACTCACCCACCGCCTCACCCAGCTCGTCGACGACTTGTGA
- a CDS encoding C1 family peptidase — translation MRRASHKWKSLSGTSRVTLALAKAGAIAAVTVGVSSASTVGPGHDGASAPKPRDARGKTHPFGLGALPSDSTWRTTALNRTVEPNLSAMAPRPKADPTESGRKRQALPARVDLTKYAATPGNQGQVGSCVAWAIDYSAYSILEHEQGITGSPQAPMYTYSQIVKGQNVGTSPQQHFRIATSQGVDSKSHYWQGDFDYTAQPTDGEKLNASKWKLSGYTPLHTGSRIRVEVRAALAQGEPVVISIPVYNSFFSLTAREAASYTYSPTAGEPFAGGHEVTIVGYGSQGVRVENSWGTNWGDRGYVNLSWDFLARQVREANAVGRLVKK, via the coding sequence ATGCGTCGCGCTTCCCACAAATGGAAGTCCCTCAGCGGTACCTCGCGCGTCACCCTCGCGCTGGCCAAAGCCGGCGCGATCGCGGCCGTGACCGTCGGGGTCTCCTCTGCGAGCACGGTCGGGCCGGGCCACGACGGGGCCTCCGCCCCGAAGCCACGGGACGCGAGAGGAAAGACCCATCCGTTCGGCCTCGGCGCCCTGCCGTCCGACTCGACGTGGCGCACGACCGCGCTGAACCGGACCGTGGAGCCGAATCTGTCGGCCATGGCTCCCCGCCCGAAGGCCGACCCGACCGAGTCCGGCAGGAAGCGGCAGGCCCTCCCCGCCCGTGTCGATCTCACCAAGTACGCGGCCACGCCCGGCAATCAGGGCCAGGTCGGGTCCTGTGTCGCCTGGGCCATCGACTACTCGGCCTACAGCATCCTCGAACACGAACAGGGCATCACCGGCAGCCCCCAGGCACCCATGTACACCTACTCCCAGATAGTCAAGGGGCAGAACGTCGGCACCTCCCCGCAGCAGCACTTCCGCATCGCCACCTCACAGGGCGTCGACTCCAAGTCCCATTACTGGCAGGGCGACTTCGACTACACCGCCCAGCCGACGGACGGCGAGAAGCTCAACGCGTCGAAGTGGAAGCTGTCCGGCTACACCCCGCTCCACACGGGCAGCCGGATCAGGGTCGAGGTGCGGGCGGCCCTCGCCCAGGGGGAGCCGGTGGTCATCTCGATCCCGGTGTACAACAGCTTCTTCTCCCTCACCGCGCGTGAAGCCGCCTCCTACACGTACTCCCCGACCGCCGGTGAGCCGTTCGCCGGTGGCCACGAGGTCACCATCGTCGGCTACGGCAGCCAGGGTGTCCGGGTGGAGAACTCCTGGGGCACCAACTGGGGTGACCGGGGATACGTCAACCTTTCCTGGGACTTCCTGGCCAGGCAGGTACGGGAGGCCAACGCCGTCGGCAGGCTCGTCAAGAAGTAG
- a CDS encoding sigma-70 family RNA polymerase sigma factor, whose protein sequence is MTPEREAAVITAAQAGDQRARDELIAGYLPLVYNIVGRALHGHADVDDVVQETLLRVLGNLADLRDPHRFRSWLVAVTMNQIRRHWRSKQASACDTGVDEMAGLVDPGADFVDLTIIRLGLSGQRREAAEATRWLDEDDRALLSLWWLEAAGELTRAEVAAALELPAPFVAVRVQRMKAQLEAARVVVRALLTEPRCPQLHPLLARWDGVPTALWRKRIARHTRDCAACSGHRSDLIPAQSLLVGCGLVPPTAALAWWAAQAGHSTAAFAPVAQAVVPGGDSGTTAPTAAHRPTGRGGRRHGSHRRPPMRPRGAHLLAGGAAATAAATVISVAIGSPNSAPRTTAAASQPVTVQSAPLADAPLLTPSPSATPHPTAHPSRTPAAKPRTASPTPSHPAPTRTSTPAPHPAPASDAVAQVLAVMNTARAAHGLPPYTLTTALTRSATGHNTTMGNGCGMSHQCPGEAALGDRETAAGVHWGAAGENIGQATAGLDAQQIATAAVNLTQAMLAEKPPNDGHRQNILSSTFTHVGIAVHRTPDGNVWLTHDFSD, encoded by the coding sequence ATGACACCCGAACGGGAGGCCGCGGTCATCACGGCCGCGCAGGCGGGGGACCAGAGGGCGCGGGACGAACTGATCGCCGGGTATCTGCCGCTCGTGTACAACATCGTGGGACGGGCGCTGCACGGTCACGCCGACGTCGACGACGTGGTGCAGGAGACCCTGCTGCGTGTCCTGGGCAACCTGGCCGATCTGCGGGACCCGCACCGGTTCCGGTCATGGCTGGTCGCCGTCACGATGAACCAGATACGCCGGCACTGGCGCAGCAAACAGGCGTCGGCCTGCGATACCGGGGTCGACGAGATGGCCGGCCTGGTCGATCCCGGTGCGGACTTCGTCGACCTGACCATCATCCGGCTGGGACTTTCCGGGCAGCGCCGGGAGGCGGCCGAGGCGACTCGGTGGCTGGACGAGGACGACCGCGCCCTGCTGTCACTGTGGTGGCTGGAGGCGGCCGGTGAGCTGACCCGCGCGGAGGTCGCCGCCGCCCTGGAATTGCCGGCGCCGTTCGTCGCCGTGCGGGTGCAGCGGATGAAGGCGCAGTTGGAAGCCGCCCGGGTGGTAGTCCGCGCCCTGCTGACGGAGCCCCGCTGTCCGCAGCTCCATCCCCTGCTCGCCCGTTGGGACGGAGTCCCCACCGCCCTGTGGCGCAAGCGCATCGCGCGGCATACCCGCGACTGCGCGGCCTGTTCGGGCCACCGAAGTGACCTGATACCCGCGCAGAGCCTCCTGGTGGGCTGCGGGCTGGTACCGCCGACCGCCGCGCTCGCCTGGTGGGCGGCCCAAGCGGGCCACAGTACTGCGGCGTTCGCCCCGGTGGCCCAGGCGGTCGTTCCCGGCGGCGACAGCGGCACCACGGCGCCGACCGCGGCGCACCGTCCCACCGGCCGCGGTGGCAGGCGGCACGGCAGTCACCGCCGCCCACCGATGCGCCCGAGAGGGGCCCATCTCCTCGCCGGGGGCGCCGCGGCGACGGCTGCGGCCACCGTCATATCCGTGGCGATCGGCTCCCCGAACAGCGCGCCGCGGACGACCGCCGCCGCCTCCCAGCCGGTAACGGTGCAGTCGGCACCGCTTGCCGACGCGCCACTTCTCACCCCCTCGCCCTCGGCCACCCCCCACCCCACCGCACACCCGAGCCGGACACCGGCCGCCAAGCCCCGGACAGCCTCCCCCACCCCGTCGCACCCCGCACCGACCCGGACCAGCACACCGGCCCCACACCCGGCCCCCGCCTCCGACGCGGTCGCACAGGTTCTCGCCGTGATGAACACCGCACGAGCCGCCCACGGCCTGCCGCCCTACACGCTCACCACCGCTCTCACCCGCAGTGCCACCGGGCACAACACGACGATGGGCAACGGGTGCGGCATGTCCCACCAGTGCCCGGGCGAAGCCGCGTTGGGAGACCGGGAGACCGCGGCGGGCGTGCACTGGGGCGCCGCCGGCGAGAACATAGGCCAGGCGACGGCCGGACTGGACGCCCAGCAGATCGCCACCGCCGCCGTCAACCTCACCCAGGCCATGCTCGCCGAGAAGCCGCCGAACGACGGTCATCGCCAGAACATCCTCAGCAGCACCTTCACCCACGTCGGCATCGCCGTCCACCGGACCCCCGACGGCAATGTCTGGCTCACCCATGACTTCTCCGACTGA
- a CDS encoding GNAT family N-acetyltransferase encodes MTSFWVGKRVRLRGIEPGDALAFQRLAEDEERLGDLLNPPRSGESYRIWAEKQASAHPDSDRFQLAVEAVDTGDVVGGVGSHHADPRSGWFEYGVTIGAKHRRRGYAAEAAVLLLRYMFAEHRYHKCQVRIFAHNEASLALHRRLGFVDEGRLREHAFLAGRHRDVVMMGMLADEFAQLHSMTT; translated from the coding sequence ATGACATCGTTCTGGGTAGGAAAGCGTGTCCGGCTGCGCGGAATCGAGCCCGGCGACGCGTTGGCGTTCCAGCGTCTCGCCGAAGATGAGGAGCGTCTGGGAGATCTGTTGAACCCACCCCGATCCGGCGAGAGTTATCGGATCTGGGCGGAGAAGCAGGCATCCGCCCATCCGGACAGCGACCGCTTCCAGCTGGCGGTCGAAGCCGTCGATACGGGGGACGTCGTCGGCGGCGTCGGCTCCCATCACGCCGACCCGCGTTCGGGCTGGTTCGAGTACGGCGTCACCATCGGCGCCAAGCATCGCCGCAGGGGCTATGCGGCGGAAGCCGCTGTGCTGCTGCTCCGGTACATGTTCGCCGAGCACCGCTACCACAAGTGCCAGGTGCGGATCTTCGCGCACAACGAGGCGTCGCTCGCCCTCCATCGGCGGCTCGGATTCGTCGACGAGGGGCGTCTGCGTGAGCACGCGTTCCTCGCCGGCCGCCACCGTGATGTCGTCATGATGGGCATGCTCGCCGACGAGTTCGCCCAGCTGCACTCGATGACGACCTGA